The Pseudomonas benzenivorans region GCCGGCGGTGGAGCGGCCGATGCCGGGCAGGGCGGTGAGGGCTTCGACGTCCTGGGGAAACTCGCCACCGTGCTCGGCCATGATGAGGCGCGCGGTCTTCTGTAGATTGCGCGCGCGGGTGTAGTAGCCCAGGCCCGTCCACAGGTGCAGCACTTCGTCCTCGGTCGCCTCGGCCAGCTCCTTGACCGTTGGCAGCGCGGCCATGAAGCGGTCGAAGTAGCCGAGCACGCTGCCGACCTGGGTCTGCTGCAGCATGATCTCCGAGACCCACACGCGGTAGGGCGTGATGCCCTGTTGCCAGGGCAGGTCCTTGCGCCCGTGGCGGTCGTACCAGGCGAGTACCGCCGCGGAGAACTGCTCGGGGCTCATCGGTTGAACAGGCCCTTGAGGGCGTCCTTGAGTTCCGGGCTGACCTTGTCGCCGAGCTTCTCTTCCAGCTTCTCGCTGAGCTTGTTGCCCGCCAGCTTGGCGGCGATCTTGCCCAGGCCGTCCTGGTCCAGGCGACAGGCCTTGGCGCCGAGCTCCAGGGGACCGCGGCAGCGCAATGGCCAGGCGATGCCGACGTAGCGCTCGTTGACCTGGCAGGCCGGGTCGGGCATGGCGCGCTGGTCGCCCTCGATGGTGACGCCGACGCGGTAATCGAGGCCGAGCACGCGCAGGTCGAGGTCGCCGTCACCCTTGGCGCTGAGGCCGGGGATGCGTGCCTTGAGGTCGTTGTTGCTGGCCACGCCATTGCGCAGGCTCAGGCTGCCCTGCAGGGTCTCGAAGGGCGTGTCCTGGCCGCTCGGCGGATTGCTCGGCACCTTGCGGTTGAGGGTGGCGATGCCGCGGCACAGTTGGTGCTCGAGGTTGGCGTCGACCAGTACGCCGTCCTTCAAGGCGAAGTTGGCCGTGCCGTTGAGGCCGTCGATCCAGGCCTTCTCGCTGTTGCCGCTGGTGTTGAGGTCGGCCTGCAGGTCGAGCAGGCCCTTGAGCGGCGCGGCTTGCTCATCGCTCTTGAGGAAGGGCTCGACGGGGATGCGCTTGAGGCGTTGCTGCAGGCTGAGCAGCGGAATGGCCGGGCGCACGTCGATGCGGCCCTTGGCGTCGAAGCTGCCGCCGCCGAGCTTGCCGCGCAGCTCCTCCAGGGTCAGCAGGCCGGTCTTGCTCTTGGCCTTGAGGTTCAGCGCCTCGATGGTCTGCTTGTCGAAGGTCAGCTGCTCGAGTTTCAGGGCCAGTTGCAGGTCTAGCTTGCGCAGCTGGTCGACCGGCAGCAGCGGGCTGGAGCTCCAGGCCTGCTGGGTCGGCGCCTCGGGCAGCGGGCTGTTACCGTTGCTGCCGGCGCGGGCGACGGCTTCCTTGACCTCGGCCTGGCGCGCGGCGTCGGCGCCCTTGGCGTCCTTGGCTGGCGGCAGGTAGCGGTCGAGGTCCAGGTGGTCGCCCTCGAGCTGTGCGCGCAGGGCCTGCTTGGCGAAGTCGCTGATGGCCAGCTGGCCGTTGAAGCGGCTGTCGTCGAGCTTCAGTTGCAGGTCTTCCAGGGTCAGGCTGTTCGGCGTGCCGCTCAGGCGGGTGACCAGCTCGAACTCGCCGAGGGCCTTGGCATCGCTCATCGCCGGCAGCGCTTGGCCGATGCCGGTGAGGAAGTCGCGCAGGTTGACGGGGGCGATGGACAGGCCGCCGGACAGTTTCGCCGCCTTGTCCAGGTCGCGCACCTTGAGTTCGCCGAGGGCGCGCAGCTGGTTGGCGGAAAGCTTCAGGCCGTTCCACTCGGCGACCTGGGCGGCCAGGTCGAGCAGCAGCTCGCCCTGGATCGCGTAGGTCAGGGTCTGGCCGTCGAGGGGCTCGCCGGATGCCTCGCCGGACAGGCGCGCACCTTCCAGCTGGTAGCGCTGGAGCGCACGGTCGAAGCGCAGCCGGCCCTGCAGTTCGCTGCGGGCGCGCAGCAGGGGTTTGCTGGTGCCGAAGAAGGCGCTGAGCTTGACCGGGATGCTGGCGCCCTCGCGGATGGCGCCGGTGGTCAGCTGGATGCTTTCGGCGCTGAGCTGCTGGCCGCTGCGCGCGTCGTGGTAGTCGATGCGCGCGTTGTTGACGATCAGGCTGTCGATATCCAGCTTGATCGGCTGGTTGCCTTCGGCTGGCTGGCTCGCGGTCTCACCGCTCGCCGCGTCGCCGGCGGCCCTGGCCGGTGCGGGCGTGTTGTCGGCGGAAGGCGCCGGGCGGCCGATGTCTTCCCAGTTGCCGTGGCCCTTCGCGTCGCGCTGCAGGTTGAGGTTGAGGCCGTCGATGCGGATGTCGCTCATCTGCACCTCCTTGCGCAGCAGCGGCAGCACCCGTACCGACAGGCCCAGCAGGCGCAGGTCGGCGAAGGGCTGCTGCGGGGTGCTGGCGCTGGCCAGGGTGGCATCGGTCAGCTCCAGGCCGAGCCAGGGGAACAGGCTCCAGCCGATGTCGCCCTTGAGGGTCAGTTCCAGATTGGCCTTGTCGCGGGCCAGCTGGCGGATCTCGTCCTTGTAGTCGTTGGGGTCGAACAGGTGGGTCAGGGCGAAGCCCAGGGCCACGATGATCAGCAGCAGTCCGAGGAAAAACAGACCCAGGATCTTGCCGAGCGCTTTCATGGACGAATCCTTGTTGTGAATGGCTGGGAGGAAGAGCGCAACAGTATAACGCCGGGTGGCTCAAAGGGCCTGCGCCACGCGCTCGGCGATGGCCAGGCTGGCGGTCAGTCCCGGCGACTCGATGCCGAACAGGTTGACCAGGCCCGCCAGGCGGTGCTCGCTCGGGCCTTGGATGACGAAGTCGGCGGGCGGTTCCCCGGGGCCGCAGAGTTTCGGCCGCACGCCGCTGTAACCGGGCGTCAGGCGGCTGCAGTCGAGCCCCGGGAAGTAACGGCGGATCGCCGCGGCGAAGGGCGCGCGCAGCTGTTCGTCGACCCGGTAGTCGAGCCGCTCGAGGTAGCGGATGTCCGGGCCGAAGCGCAGCTGGCCGGCCGTATCCAGGGTGGCATGGATACCCAGGCCGGCGGTATTGGCCTCCGGCAGCGGATAGATCAGGTGGCGGAACGGCGAGCGGCCGCTGTAGCCGAAGTAGCGGCCCTGGCACAGGTGCAGGGGCGGGACCTGCGCAGGAGGCAGGCCGGCGGTGCGGTGCGCCAGCTGCTGGGCGAACAGTCCGCCGGCGTTGACCACCCGCTGGGCCTTGATCTGGAACGGCTCGCCGGCGCTGACACCGCTGGCGAGCCAGCCGTCGGGGCCCGGGTCGAGCCGCTCGACCCGGGTGTCGAGGACCAGTTGGGCGCCGCGCTGTTCGCCGGCCGCCAGCAGCGACTGCAGGTAGGCATGGCTGTCGATGATCCCGGTGCTCGGCGACAGCAGCGCCGCCATTCCGTGCACGGCTGGCTCCAGTCTCAGCAGCTGGCTGCGGCTCAGGGCTCTCAGGTCGTGCACGCCGCAGGCCTCGGCATTGGCGGCGAGGGCGTCGAGCTGGTCGCGCTCGCTGTCGCCGACCGCCACCAGCAGCTTGCCGAGGCGCCGGTGGCCGACCCGGTGCGTGGCGCACCAGGCGTACAGGCGCTCGCGGCCCTCCAGGCACAGCTCGGCCTTCAGCGAGCCGGGTGGGTAGTAGAGGCCGGCGTGAATCACCTCGGAGTTGCGGCTGGAGGTGTGGCTGCCGATGAGCCGTTCCGCCTCGACTATCAGGGTGCTCTGGTCCGCTTGGGCCAGGCGCGCGGCGCAGGCCAGGCCGAGGACGCCGGCGCCGATGATCAGGGTGTCGATACTGTCCATGGCGTGCTGGGTGCTCGGCTGGGGCGGCGGTTCGGGCTACAGCTGGATCAGCGGCAGGTGCTGGCTGGCGGCCAGGGCCTGGACGTCCAGATGGCCGGCAGGGGCGGCCAAGCGCAGGGGCATGCCTTCGGCCATGGCCCGGGCCCTGGCCGTATCGAGCAGGCGCTGGCCGACGCCGCGGCGCCGGGTGATGGCGCGCACGCACAGGTGCGACAGGCGCCAGTGGTCGGCATGCCGCTGCAGCAGCGCGGCGCCGAGCAGGCGGTCGTTGAAGCGGCCGGCCAGCAGGGTGCCGGCGGCCAGGCCGGTCTGGATCAGGGCGTCTGCGTCGCCGTAGGGGGCGAGCAGCCAGGGCGGCGCGTCGGCATAGATCTTCGCCAGGTCGAGGCGATCCTGGGCGGACGGGGTGCTGAGGGTTTCGGCTATCACGGGCATGGGCTGGGTTCCTCCGGTGGTGCAGTGTAAGGCGATTCGCGTCGGGGCTCGACAGCCCGGCCTTCCGATTAGCGCCGGTAGCCGCCCGGGGCTTGGGGCGCCTATAATGACGGCCTTTTTCCGCGAGCAATTTTTGGAGCTGGTGATGGCCGAACGTACGGCATTCGTCGAGCGCAACACCCTGGAGACCCAGATCAAGGTCTCGATCAA contains the following coding sequences:
- a CDS encoding acetyl-CoA sensor PanZ family protein, translated to MPVIAETLSTPSAQDRLDLAKIYADAPPWLLAPYGDADALIQTGLAAGTLLAGRFNDRLLGAALLQRHADHWRLSHLCVRAITRRRGVGQRLLDTARARAMAEGMPLRLAAPAGHLDVQALAASQHLPLIQL
- a CDS encoding AsmA family protein: MKALGKILGLFFLGLLLIIVALGFALTHLFDPNDYKDEIRQLARDKANLELTLKGDIGWSLFPWLGLELTDATLASASTPQQPFADLRLLGLSVRVLPLLRKEVQMSDIRIDGLNLNLQRDAKGHGNWEDIGRPAPSADNTPAPARAAGDAASGETASQPAEGNQPIKLDIDSLIVNNARIDYHDARSGQQLSAESIQLTTGAIREGASIPVKLSAFFGTSKPLLRARSELQGRLRFDRALQRYQLEGARLSGEASGEPLDGQTLTYAIQGELLLDLAAQVAEWNGLKLSANQLRALGELKVRDLDKAAKLSGGLSIAPVNLRDFLTGIGQALPAMSDAKALGEFELVTRLSGTPNSLTLEDLQLKLDDSRFNGQLAISDFAKQALRAQLEGDHLDLDRYLPPAKDAKGADAARQAEVKEAVARAGSNGNSPLPEAPTQQAWSSSPLLPVDQLRKLDLQLALKLEQLTFDKQTIEALNLKAKSKTGLLTLEELRGKLGGGSFDAKGRIDVRPAIPLLSLQQRLKRIPVEPFLKSDEQAAPLKGLLDLQADLNTSGNSEKAWIDGLNGTANFALKDGVLVDANLEHQLCRGIATLNRKVPSNPPSGQDTPFETLQGSLSLRNGVASNNDLKARIPGLSAKGDGDLDLRVLGLDYRVGVTIEGDQRAMPDPACQVNERYVGIAWPLRCRGPLELGAKACRLDQDGLGKIAAKLAGNKLSEKLEEKLGDKVSPELKDALKGLFNR
- a CDS encoding NAD(P)/FAD-dependent oxidoreductase, translated to MDSIDTLIIGAGVLGLACAARLAQADQSTLIVEAERLIGSHTSSRNSEVIHAGLYYPPGSLKAELCLEGRERLYAWCATHRVGHRRLGKLLVAVGDSERDQLDALAANAEACGVHDLRALSRSQLLRLEPAVHGMAALLSPSTGIIDSHAYLQSLLAAGEQRGAQLVLDTRVERLDPGPDGWLASGVSAGEPFQIKAQRVVNAGGLFAQQLAHRTAGLPPAQVPPLHLCQGRYFGYSGRSPFRHLIYPLPEANTAGLGIHATLDTAGQLRFGPDIRYLERLDYRVDEQLRAPFAAAIRRYFPGLDCSRLTPGYSGVRPKLCGPGEPPADFVIQGPSEHRLAGLVNLFGIESPGLTASLAIAERVAQAL